The following proteins are co-located in the Chiroxiphia lanceolata isolate bChiLan1 chromosome 7, bChiLan1.pri, whole genome shotgun sequence genome:
- the NEUROD1 gene encoding neurogenic differentiation factor 1, translating to MTKSYSESGLMGEPQPQGPPSWTDECLSSQDEEHEVDKKEEDLEGLHAEAEEDSLRNGEEEDEEDDLDEEEEEEEEEEDDDQKPKRRGPKKKKMTKARMERFKLRRMKANARERNRMHGLNAALDNLRKVVPCYSKTQKLSKIETLRLAKNYIWALSEILRSGKSPDLVSFVQTLCKGLSQPTTNLVAGCLQLNPRTFLPEQSQEVPPHVAAAAAAGAPFPAHPYPYQSPGLPSPPYGTMDSSHLFHLKPPHAYGAALEPFFESGLAEGASPAFDGPLSPPLSVNGNFSFKHEPAADFDKSYAFSMHYPAAAAALAAAPAHAAIFPPAASRCEIPVDGLAPYEGHPHHERVLSAQLNAIFHD from the coding sequence ATGACCAAGTCGTACAGCGAGAGCGGGCTGATGGGCGAGCCCCAGCCGCAGGGCCCCCCGAGCTGGACGGACGAGTGCCTCAGCTCCCAGGACGAGGAGCACGAGGTGGACAAGAAGGAGGAGGATCTGGAGGGTCTACACGCCGAGGCTGAGGAGGACTCGCTGCGGAACGGtgaggaggaggacgaggaggacGACTtggatgaagaggaggaggaggaagaggaggaggaagacgACGACCAGAAGCCCAAGAGGCGGGGCCccaagaagaagaagatgacCAAGGCACGCATGGAGCGATTCAAGCTGCGGCGCATGAAGGCCAATGCCCGGGAGCGCAACCGCATGCACGGGCTGAACGCGGCCCTGGACAACCTGCGCAAGGTGGTGCCCTGCTACTCCAAGACGCAGAAGCTCTCCAAGATCGAGACCCTGCGCCTGGCCAAGAACTACATCTGGGCACTCTCTGAGATCCTGCGCTCGGGCAAGAGCCCGGACCTGGTCTCCTTCGTGCAGACCCTCTGCAAGGGCCTGTCGCAGCCCACCACCAACCTGGTGGCCGGCTGCCTGCAGCTCAACCCGCGGACTTTCCTCCCcgagcagagccaggaggtgCCGCCGCacgtggcggcggcggcggcggcgggcgcgccCTTCCCGGCGCATCCCTACCCGTACCAGTCTCCGGgcctgcccagccctccctACGGCACCATGGACAGCTCCCACCTCTTCCACCTCAAGCCGCCGCACGCCTACGGCGCCGCGCTGGAGCCCTTCTTCGAGAGCGGGCTGGCGGAGGGCGCCAGCCCCGCCTTCGACGGGCCGCTCAGCCCGCCCCTCAGCGTGAACGGCAACTTCTCCTTCAAGCACGAGCCGGCCGCCGACTTCGACAAGAGCTACGCCTTCTCCATGCACtaccccgccgccgccgccgcgctggCCGCCGCGCCCGCCCACGCCGCCATCTTCCCGCCCGCCGCCTCCCGCTGCGAGATCCCGGTGGACGGGCTGGCGCCCTACGAGGGCCACCCGCACCACGAGCGCGTCCTCAGCGCCCAGCTCAACGCCATCTTCCACGACTGA